One genomic window of Entelurus aequoreus isolate RoL-2023_Sb linkage group LG07, RoL_Eaeq_v1.1, whole genome shotgun sequence includes the following:
- the agmat gene encoding agmatinase, mitochondrial isoform X2: MAKLPYTNKMAGLDAAFIGVPIDTGTSNRPGARFGPRQIRVESSMLRAYNAGTRAAPFESLVVADIGDVNVNVYDLKDTCRRIRDAYRDVVSSGCIPLTMGGDHTITYPILQAVAEKYGPVGLIHVDAHSDTSDVVLGEKIGHGTPFRRCVDEGLLDCKRVVQIGLRGSGYSADAYEWSRAQGFRVVQAEECWFKSLAPLMAEVRGQVGSGPVYLSFDIDALDPGFAPGTGTPEIAGLTPIQGVEIIRGCRGLSLVGCDLVEVSPPYDTTGNTALTAANLLFEMLCVLPNVKYY, encoded by the exons ATGGCCAAACTGCCTTACACGAACAAAATGGCGGGCCTGGATGCCGCCTTCATTGGCGTCCCTATCGATACTGGAACCTCCAACAGACCAGGAGCCAG GTTTGGTCCCCGGCAGATCCGAGTGGAATCGTCCATGCTGAGGGCCTATAACGCCGGCACCCGTGCCGCCCCTTTCGAGTCCCTGGTGGTGGCGGACATCGGAGACGTCAACGTCAACGTGTACGACCTGAAGGACACGTGCAGGCGCATCAGGGACGCCTACAGAGACGTCGTGTCCTCGGGCTGCATCCCTCTCACCATGG GTGGGGATCACACAATTACATATCCGATCTTGCAAGCCGTTGCTGAAAA GTACGGCCCAGTGGGGCTGATCCACGTGGACGCTCACTCTGATACCAGCGATGTGGTCCTGGGGGAAAAGATCGGCCATGGGACGCCCTTTAGACGATGCGTGGACGAGGGCCTGCTGGACTGCAAGCGAGTGGTGCAGATCGGCCTGCGAGGTTCGGGCTACTCGGCCGACGCGTACGAGTGGAGTCGAGCACAG GGGTTTCGTGTGGTGCAAGCGGAGGAGTGCTGGTTCAAATCCCTGGCGCCTTTAATGGCTGAGGTCAGGGGTCAAGTCGGCAGCGGCCCCGTCTACCTCAGTTTCGACATCGACGCTCTCGACCCGGGCTTTGCACCCGGAACAGGGACACCTGAGATCGCCGGGCTCACCCCCATACAG GGGGTGGAGATCATTCGCGGCTGCCGTGGACTCAGCCTGGTGGGTTGTGACCTGGTTGAAGTGTCTCCGCCCTACGATACAACAG GAAACACTGCCCTGACAGCTGCCAACCTCCTCTTTGAAATGTTGTGCGTGCTCCCAAATGTCAAATACTACTGA
- the agmat gene encoding agmatinase, mitochondrial isoform X1 — MWNKVVFSSRSTSRLLFFSRPLRPFVCGRLRPNPSRPNSGKSFNVPPSAEFVARVSGIPTMAKLPYTNKMAGLDAAFIGVPIDTGTSNRPGARFGPRQIRVESSMLRAYNAGTRAAPFESLVVADIGDVNVNVYDLKDTCRRIRDAYRDVVSSGCIPLTMGGDHTITYPILQAVAEKYGPVGLIHVDAHSDTSDVVLGEKIGHGTPFRRCVDEGLLDCKRVVQIGLRGSGYSADAYEWSRAQGFRVVQAEECWFKSLAPLMAEVRGQVGSGPVYLSFDIDALDPGFAPGTGTPEIAGLTPIQGVEIIRGCRGLSLVGCDLVEVSPPYDTTGNTALTAANLLFEMLCVLPNVKYY, encoded by the exons ATGTGGAACAAAGTTGTGTTTTCTTCGAGGTCGACCTCACGCCTCCTCTTCTTCTCTCGGCCACTCCGGCCGTTTGTTTGTGGACGTTTACGTCCGAACCCCAGCAGACCAAACTCCGGCAAAAGCTTCAATGTTCCACCGAGCGCCGAGTTTGTGGCGAGAGTCTCCGGGATCCCAACGATGGCCAAACTGCCTTACACGAACAAAATGGCGGGCCTGGATGCCGCCTTCATTGGCGTCCCTATCGATACTGGAACCTCCAACAGACCAGGAGCCAG GTTTGGTCCCCGGCAGATCCGAGTGGAATCGTCCATGCTGAGGGCCTATAACGCCGGCACCCGTGCCGCCCCTTTCGAGTCCCTGGTGGTGGCGGACATCGGAGACGTCAACGTCAACGTGTACGACCTGAAGGACACGTGCAGGCGCATCAGGGACGCCTACAGAGACGTCGTGTCCTCGGGCTGCATCCCTCTCACCATGG GTGGGGATCACACAATTACATATCCGATCTTGCAAGCCGTTGCTGAAAA GTACGGCCCAGTGGGGCTGATCCACGTGGACGCTCACTCTGATACCAGCGATGTGGTCCTGGGGGAAAAGATCGGCCATGGGACGCCCTTTAGACGATGCGTGGACGAGGGCCTGCTGGACTGCAAGCGAGTGGTGCAGATCGGCCTGCGAGGTTCGGGCTACTCGGCCGACGCGTACGAGTGGAGTCGAGCACAG GGGTTTCGTGTGGTGCAAGCGGAGGAGTGCTGGTTCAAATCCCTGGCGCCTTTAATGGCTGAGGTCAGGGGTCAAGTCGGCAGCGGCCCCGTCTACCTCAGTTTCGACATCGACGCTCTCGACCCGGGCTTTGCACCCGGAACAGGGACACCTGAGATCGCCGGGCTCACCCCCATACAG GGGGTGGAGATCATTCGCGGCTGCCGTGGACTCAGCCTGGTGGGTTGTGACCTGGTTGAAGTGTCTCCGCCCTACGATACAACAG GAAACACTGCCCTGACAGCTGCCAACCTCCTCTTTGAAATGTTGTGCGTGCTCCCAAATGTCAAATACTACTGA